Proteins encoded together in one Streptomyces umbrinus window:
- a CDS encoding PP2C family protein-serine/threonine phosphatase, translating into MPVPVPRQRAIPAVEGGQARAASSTGGPAQAVPAPGALPGQAPPSTSRDTCGDTGHGGDAHHGGLHNGSAQTGTAPLTLLVIEDDPAGSLNVPALLDSAGKPIRIRTARNLTEAERLLTDDVQCILLDLALTTGGRTAADVGPEDELATLKHVLRLAPRHAVLALTASEDAEHGAEAVRVGAQDYLFRDELDSRLLSRAIRYAVERKRSDTAERRLTESKLRAQENARLERGLLPTPLLEGSSLRFAARYRPGRSRALLGGDFYDTVRTPDGTVHAMIGDVCGHGPDEAALGVELRIAWRALTLAGLCGDELLSTLQQVLEHERDNDEIFATLCTVDIAPDGRRAGLCLAGHPAPLISRPARSRAAIGADGAGEPAPPVAELLPYENGGPALGLLPNARWPRQQVELGGEWSLMLYTDGLIEGRTGEGRERLGQDGMVDMVRRQLAQGLRGEELLRAAVNEVRDLNGGELTDDVAVLLLDRVA; encoded by the coding sequence ATGCCCGTACCCGTACCGCGGCAGAGAGCGATCCCCGCCGTGGAAGGTGGTCAGGCTCGCGCCGCGTCCTCAACCGGCGGACCGGCTCAGGCCGTGCCCGCACCCGGCGCCCTGCCCGGCCAGGCGCCGCCCTCGACGAGCCGCGACACCTGCGGCGACACCGGCCACGGAGGCGACGCCCACCACGGCGGCCTCCACAACGGCAGTGCCCAGACGGGCACGGCCCCGCTGACGCTGCTCGTGATCGAGGACGACCCGGCCGGCTCGCTGAACGTGCCCGCACTCCTGGACTCGGCCGGCAAGCCCATACGTATCCGTACCGCCCGCAACCTCACCGAGGCCGAGCGGCTGCTGACCGACGACGTCCAGTGCATCCTGCTCGACCTCGCGCTGACGACCGGCGGCCGGACGGCCGCCGACGTCGGTCCGGAGGACGAGCTGGCCACGCTCAAGCACGTGCTGCGGCTCGCGCCGCGGCACGCCGTCCTCGCGCTCACCGCGTCCGAGGACGCCGAGCACGGCGCCGAGGCGGTGCGCGTCGGCGCCCAGGACTACCTCTTCCGCGACGAGCTGGACAGCCGGCTGCTGAGCCGGGCGATCCGGTACGCGGTGGAGCGCAAGCGTTCCGACACGGCCGAGCGACGGCTCACCGAGTCCAAGCTGCGCGCCCAGGAGAACGCGCGTCTTGAGCGCGGTCTGCTGCCCACGCCCCTCCTTGAGGGCTCCTCGCTGCGGTTCGCCGCGCGCTACCGGCCCGGCCGCTCGCGCGCGCTGCTCGGCGGTGACTTCTACGACACCGTCCGCACCCCCGACGGCACCGTGCACGCCATGATCGGCGACGTCTGCGGTCACGGCCCCGACGAGGCCGCGCTCGGCGTGGAGCTCCGGATCGCCTGGCGCGCGCTGACACTGGCGGGCCTGTGCGGCGACGAGCTGCTCTCCACGCTCCAGCAGGTCCTGGAGCACGAGCGCGACAACGACGAGATCTTCGCGACGCTCTGCACGGTGGACATCGCGCCGGACGGCCGCCGAGCGGGTCTGTGCCTGGCCGGTCACCCGGCCCCGCTGATCTCCCGCCCCGCCCGCTCGCGCGCCGCCATCGGCGCGGACGGTGCCGGGGAGCCGGCTCCTCCCGTCGCCGAGCTGCTGCCGTACGAGAACGGCGGCCCGGCGCTGGGTCTGCTGCCGAACGCCCGCTGGCCGCGCCAGCAGGTGGAGCTGGGCGGCGAGTGGAGTCTGATGCTCTACACGGACGGCCTGATCGAGGGCCGCACCGGCGAGGGCCGGGAGCGGCTCGGCCAGGACGGGATGGTGGACATGGTCCGCCGCCAGTTGGCGCAGGGGCTGCGGGGCGAGGAGCTGCTGCGGGCCGCTGTGAACGAGGTGCGGGACCTCAATGGCGGAGAGCTGACGGACGACGTGGCTGTGCTGTTGCTGGACCGAGTGGCTTAG
- a CDS encoding DUF2516 family protein, which yields MLLTAFGGFMSLIFLGMLVLAVVALVMAGLARDDAYRAANKQSKMFWLIILGVTVAVNLLVPMVFLQIAGLIATIVFFVDVRPALRQVSGGGGGRRGGSSSDGPYGPYNGGR from the coding sequence GTGCTGTTGACCGCGTTCGGCGGCTTCATGTCGCTGATCTTCCTCGGCATGCTGGTGCTCGCGGTGGTGGCGCTGGTGATGGCGGGCCTGGCGCGCGACGACGCGTACCGCGCCGCGAACAAGCAGAGCAAGATGTTCTGGCTGATCATCCTGGGCGTCACGGTGGCCGTGAATCTGCTGGTCCCGATGGTCTTCCTGCAGATCGCCGGCCTCATCGCCACGATCGTCTTCTTCGTCGACGTCCGGCCCGCGCTCAGGCAGGTCTCGGGCGGCGGAGGCGGCCGCCGAGGCGGAAGCAGCAGCGACGGCCCGTACGGCCCGTACAACGGCGGCCGCTGA
- a CDS encoding helix-turn-helix domain-containing protein, which translates to MASLNVGNLGEYLREQRRNAQLSLRQLAEAAGVSNPYLSQIERGLRKPSAEVLQQVAKALRISAETLYVRAGILDAERDRDEVETRAVILADPTLNERQKQVLLQIYESFRKENGFEIEVGIKAVEEALGVPGAADAPDATGTVGVTDVTDGPDTVVDRARTADGSDAGTKDPHDLYDPQDPYDPQDPQDKNDPHDQQSSAS; encoded by the coding sequence ATGGCATCGCTCAACGTCGGCAATCTCGGTGAGTATCTGCGTGAACAGCGGCGCAACGCGCAGCTGTCCCTGCGGCAGCTCGCCGAAGCCGCCGGGGTGTCCAATCCGTATCTGAGCCAGATCGAGCGCGGGCTGCGCAAGCCGAGCGCGGAGGTGTTGCAGCAGGTCGCCAAGGCCCTGCGGATCTCCGCCGAGACGCTGTACGTCCGTGCCGGGATCCTCGACGCCGAGCGGGACCGGGACGAGGTGGAGACGCGTGCCGTCATCCTCGCCGACCCGACGCTCAACGAGCGGCAGAAGCAGGTGCTGCTCCAGATCTACGAGTCCTTCCGCAAGGAGAACGGGTTCGAGATCGAGGTCGGGATCAAGGCGGTCGAGGAGGCTCTGGGCGTCCCCGGTGCGGCAGACGCACCGGACGCGACCGGCACGGTCGGCGTAACGGACGTGACGGATGGCCCGGACACCGTCGTTGACAGGGCCCGCACGGCCGACGGCAGCGATGCCGGAACGAAGGACCCGCACGACCTGTACGACCCGCAGGACCCGTACGACCCGCAGGATCCGCAGGACAAGAACGACCCTCACGACCAGCAGTCCTCCGCGAGCTGA
- the gap gene encoding type I glyceraldehyde-3-phosphate dehydrogenase: protein MTRIAINGFGRIGRNVLRALLERDSALEVVAVNDLTEPATLARLLDFDSTAGRLGRPVTVDGDVLVVDGRRIKVLAEREPAQLPWAELGVDIVLEATGRFTSAKAAQAHLDAGARKVLVSAPSDGADVTLAFGVNTDAYDPALHTIVSNASCTTNALAPLAAVLDELAGIEHGFMTTVHAYTQEQNLQDGPHRDARRARAAGVNIVPTTTGAAKAIGVVLPNLDGKLSGDSIRVPVPVGSIVELNTTVARDVTRDDVLAAYRAAAEGPLAGVLEYSEDALVSSDIVGNPASSIFDSALTRVEGRHVKVVAWYDNEWGFSNRVIDTLELLATR, encoded by the coding sequence ATGACTCGCATCGCCATCAACGGATTCGGCCGCATCGGACGCAATGTGCTGCGCGCACTGCTGGAGCGCGACAGCGCCCTGGAGGTCGTCGCCGTCAACGACCTGACGGAGCCCGCCACTCTCGCCCGGCTGCTCGACTTCGACAGCACGGCCGGCCGGCTCGGGCGGCCGGTGACCGTCGACGGGGACGTCCTCGTCGTCGACGGCCGTCGGATCAAGGTGCTGGCCGAGCGCGAACCGGCGCAGCTGCCGTGGGCCGAACTCGGCGTGGACATCGTCCTGGAAGCCACCGGCCGCTTCACCTCGGCCAAGGCCGCCCAGGCGCACCTCGACGCGGGCGCGCGCAAGGTGCTCGTCAGCGCGCCGTCGGACGGCGCCGACGTCACGCTCGCGTTCGGGGTCAACACCGACGCGTACGACCCGGCCCTGCACACGATCGTCTCGAACGCCTCCTGCACGACCAACGCGCTCGCGCCGCTGGCCGCGGTCCTCGACGAACTCGCCGGTATCGAGCACGGGTTCATGACGACGGTGCACGCCTACACGCAGGAGCAGAACCTCCAGGACGGTCCGCACCGCGACGCCCGTCGTGCCCGGGCCGCCGGAGTCAACATCGTGCCGACCACGACCGGCGCCGCCAAGGCGATAGGTGTGGTGCTGCCGAACCTCGACGGCAAGCTGTCGGGCGACTCGATCCGCGTACCGGTCCCGGTGGGCTCGATCGTCGAACTCAACACGACCGTCGCCCGTGACGTGACGCGTGACGACGTGCTGGCCGCTTACCGCGCCGCGGCGGAGGGGCCGCTCGCCGGGGTTCTCGAGTACTCGGAGGACGCGCTGGTGTCGTCCGACATCGTGGGCAATCCCGCCTCGTCGATCTTCGACTCGGCCCTCACCCGCGTCGAGGGCCGCCACGTCAAGGTGGTCGCCTGGTACGACAACGAGTGGGGCTTCTCGAACCGCGTGATCGACACGCTCGAACTCCTCGCCACCCGCTGA
- a CDS encoding GlxA family transcriptional regulator: MPAPRLHRVAVLVLEGAKPLDVGIPAQVFTTRASMPYEVRVCGATPGLVTGGDGLAYSVAHGLDALAWADIVFVPGYRFPDRDDPPRAVVDALIAAHGRGARLAAISTGAFALATTGLLDGRRATTHWHYTRALAARHPLVRVDENVLFVDEGSVLTSAGAASGIDLCLHILRGDLGVAASNHAARRLVAAPYRSGGQAQYVPRSVPEPLGERFAVTREWALHRLGEPLTLDTLARQAGVSPRTFSRRFVEETGYTPMQWVMRARIDLARELLELSQRSVEQIAADIGLGTGANLRLHFQRILGTTPSEYRRTFTRGE, encoded by the coding sequence GTGCCCGCACCCCGCCTGCATCGCGTCGCCGTCCTTGTGCTGGAGGGTGCGAAGCCGCTCGATGTCGGAATTCCCGCGCAGGTGTTCACGACCCGCGCGAGCATGCCGTACGAGGTGCGGGTGTGCGGGGCGACACCCGGTCTCGTGACCGGCGGCGACGGCCTCGCGTACTCCGTGGCCCACGGCCTCGACGCGCTCGCGTGGGCCGACATCGTCTTCGTACCCGGCTACCGGTTCCCGGACCGCGACGACCCGCCGCGGGCCGTCGTCGACGCGCTGATCGCCGCCCACGGCCGGGGCGCGCGGCTCGCCGCCATCTCGACGGGCGCCTTCGCGCTCGCCACCACGGGTCTGCTCGACGGCAGGCGCGCCACGACCCACTGGCACTACACGCGGGCACTCGCGGCCAGGCATCCGCTCGTCCGGGTCGACGAGAACGTGCTGTTCGTCGACGAGGGCAGCGTTCTCACCTCGGCCGGCGCAGCCTCCGGCATCGACCTGTGCCTGCACATCCTGCGCGGCGACCTCGGGGTGGCCGCGTCCAACCACGCGGCCCGGCGGCTGGTCGCGGCCCCCTACCGCAGCGGCGGCCAGGCCCAGTACGTGCCGCGCAGCGTCCCCGAGCCGCTCGGGGAGCGGTTCGCCGTCACTCGCGAGTGGGCGCTGCACCGGCTCGGCGAGCCCCTCACGCTCGACACGCTGGCGCGGCAGGCGGGCGTCTCGCCGCGCACGTTCTCCCGGCGCTTCGTCGAGGAGACCGGCTACACGCCGATGCAGTGGGTGATGCGCGCCCGCATCGACCTGGCCCGCGAACTGCTCGAACTCTCGCAGCGCAGCGTCGAACAGATCGCCGCCGACATCGGGCTCGGCACCGGCGCGAACCTGCGCCTGCACTTCCAGCGCATCCTCGGCACGACACCGAGCGAGTACCGGCGCACCTTCACGCGGGGCGAGTGA
- a CDS encoding isochorismatase family protein: MPHTPALLVLDMQNAAVAISHRPKETVATIALLQERARGAGVPLITVQHDGPGLEPGTEAWRIVPELAPGEGEKVVRKGTADAFLDSDLGPLLTELGVTEVVVTGFATEFCVDTTARQALSRGYDLVLVADGHTTSARPDVDGFVASDRAVAHHNAICRHIGFPARGIRVLPAAEVDFTAPGLLTRPESAPVVAGTRPVRAVGRVEGTPHLPT; this comes from the coding sequence ATGCCGCATACACCCGCGCTCCTCGTCCTCGACATGCAGAACGCCGCCGTGGCCATCTCCCACCGGCCGAAGGAGACCGTCGCCACGATCGCCCTGCTCCAGGAACGTGCCCGTGGCGCCGGCGTGCCCCTCATCACGGTCCAGCACGACGGTCCTGGGCTGGAGCCCGGCACGGAAGCGTGGCGGATCGTGCCCGAACTGGCCCCTGGTGAGGGCGAGAAGGTCGTCAGGAAGGGCACCGCCGACGCCTTCCTGGACAGCGACCTGGGCCCGTTGCTCACGGAACTCGGCGTCACCGAGGTGGTCGTGACCGGGTTCGCCACCGAGTTCTGCGTGGACACGACGGCACGGCAGGCACTCAGCCGCGGGTACGACCTCGTGCTCGTCGCCGACGGGCACACCACCTCCGCCCGCCCGGACGTGGACGGGTTCGTCGCCTCCGATCGTGCCGTCGCGCACCACAACGCCATCTGCCGGCACATCGGCTTTCCGGCGCGCGGCATCCGTGTCCTGCCCGCGGCCGAGGTGGACTTCACCGCCCCCGGGCTCCTGACCCGGCCTGAATCCGCTCCGGTCGTGGCGGGCACCCGCCCCGTCCGAGCGGTGGGGCGCGTCGAAGGCACGCCCCACCTGCCCACGTAA
- a CDS encoding ATP-binding protein — MIVWLNGTHGAGKTTTSALVQRLIPDSRVFDAEKVGETLMDIAPALPGPGTDNFQHWPPWRPLVVETARRVLDYAGGTLVMPMTVLVEQYWREISTGLAQHAIPVRHFVLHADQDTLRGRIAGDTVLGPDSPFRLHYLEPYAEAARTWLHAEAEVVDTTHLTPAEAALQIAEAVKGNDS; from the coding sequence ATGATCGTATGGCTCAACGGCACCCATGGCGCGGGCAAGACGACGACCAGTGCACTCGTGCAGCGGCTGATCCCGGACTCGCGGGTGTTCGACGCCGAGAAGGTCGGCGAGACACTCATGGACATCGCGCCGGCGCTGCCCGGGCCCGGGACGGACAACTTCCAGCACTGGCCGCCGTGGCGTCCGCTCGTGGTCGAGACCGCCCGCCGCGTACTGGACTACGCGGGCGGCACTCTGGTGATGCCCATGACCGTCCTGGTCGAGCAGTACTGGCGCGAGATCAGTACGGGCCTCGCCCAACACGCCATTCCGGTACGGCACTTCGTCCTCCACGCCGACCAGGACACCCTCCGCGGACGTATCGCGGGCGACACCGTTCTCGGCCCCGACTCCCCGTTCCGTCTCCACTACCTCGAGCCCTACGCCGAGGCGGCCCGCACCTGGCTGCACGCCGAGGCCGAGGTCGTCGACACCACGCACCTCACGCCCGCCGAGGCCGCCCTGCAGATCGCTGAAGCCGTCAAGGGCAACGACAGTTAG
- a CDS encoding GNAT family N-acetyltransferase, whose amino-acid sequence MRPDDWHLTEDVDEFLARAGDFLRSRPGPHVMQLTWAERVRKRGADSFGTEAPVFGVLERAGEVSGTFYRLPPRALSLSSLTPEQADSLAARLAALGHFPSRVSADHGTATAFAEAWQRHTGATPKLHATQVRLYGLGTLTPPDPLPAGRGRVLGEQDLDEAIFWCGEFSKAVGEDVTVNADTWAETRYADKRYTLWETPDGTPVSVAGMNPLIGGQIQVDVVYTPAHLRGHGYAAAVSAEVSRAALAAGAKDVVLFADVANPTSNALYQRLGYRAITDWAAYDFSAAGQ is encoded by the coding sequence ATGCGCCCAGATGACTGGCACCTCACCGAAGACGTCGACGAATTTCTCGCCCGGGCCGGGGACTTCCTGCGCTCGCGGCCCGGCCCGCACGTCATGCAGCTGACGTGGGCCGAGAGAGTGCGAAAGCGCGGGGCGGACTCGTTCGGCACCGAAGCCCCCGTCTTCGGTGTGCTGGAGCGAGCGGGCGAGGTCAGTGGCACCTTCTACCGCCTCCCGCCCCGCGCTCTGAGCCTGTCCTCGCTCACGCCCGAACAGGCGGACTCCCTCGCCGCCCGCCTGGCCGCCCTCGGGCACTTTCCTTCCCGCGTCAGCGCGGACCACGGCACCGCCACCGCTTTCGCCGAGGCCTGGCAGCGGCACACCGGCGCGACCCCGAAACTCCACGCCACGCAGGTCCGTCTGTACGGCCTCGGCACGCTCACCCCACCGGATCCGCTACCGGCCGGCCGGGGTCGTGTCCTGGGCGAGCAGGACCTTGACGAGGCCATTTTCTGGTGCGGCGAGTTCTCCAAGGCCGTCGGCGAAGACGTCACCGTCAACGCCGACACCTGGGCCGAAACCCGCTACGCCGACAAGCGCTACACGCTCTGGGAGACCCCTGACGGCACCCCCGTCTCCGTCGCGGGCATGAACCCGCTGATCGGCGGCCAGATCCAGGTGGACGTCGTCTACACCCCGGCCCATCTGCGCGGTCACGGCTACGCGGCTGCCGTGTCGGCGGAGGTGAGCCGGGCCGCGCTGGCCGCGGGTGCCAAGGACGTCGTCCTGTTCGCTGACGTGGCCAACCCCACCAGCAACGCCCTCTACCAGCGCCTCGGATATCGCGCGATCACCGACTGGGCCGCGTACGACTTCTCCGCTGCCGGTCAGTAA
- a CDS encoding VOC family protein — protein MDLKLAQCFIAVDDHDKALAFYRDVLGLEVRNDVGFEGMRWVTVGSPSQPDVEIVLEPPLADPNATPADRQAVAELMAKGLLRGVIFRTDDCDALFERIRAAGGDVLQEPMDQPYGVRDCAFRDPAGNLLRFLQPRKK, from the coding sequence ATGGATCTCAAGCTTGCACAGTGCTTCATCGCCGTCGACGACCACGACAAGGCACTCGCCTTCTACCGCGATGTGCTCGGTCTCGAAGTGCGCAACGACGTCGGATTCGAGGGGATGCGCTGGGTGACCGTCGGCTCGCCCTCGCAGCCGGACGTGGAGATCGTCCTGGAGCCGCCGCTCGCGGACCCGAACGCCACGCCCGCCGACCGGCAGGCGGTCGCCGAGCTCATGGCCAAGGGCCTCCTGCGCGGCGTCATCTTCCGGACCGACGACTGCGACGCCCTGTTCGAGCGGATCCGCGCCGCGGGCGGCGACGTGCTGCAGGAACCGATGGACCAGCCGTACGGAGTACGCGACTGCGCCTTCCGCGACCCGGCGGGGAACCTCCTGCGGTTCCTCCAGCCCCGCAAGAAGTAG
- a CDS encoding nitroreductase/quinone reductase family protein codes for MPNDFNQQVIEEFRANAGQVGGYFEGARLILLTTTGARSGKRHTTPLAYYPDGGASVLVIASAAGAPQHPDWFSNLLNHPQVTVETGVFTYEATAEPLAGAERDKAFARLVEAEPGWADYQAKTTRVIPVVALHEIPVDGPPNVNASSTGQGLKVIHDAFRRELALIRKEFTTAGPTLGAQLRVNCLTLCAGLHNHHTGEELGIFPFLAGSRPELAPALDRLREEHERIASLTAELKRIIGDDSADPQHARREVERLTAELETHLAYEEEQLIPALDAPPTEPSR; via the coding sequence ATGCCCAACGATTTCAACCAGCAGGTCATCGAAGAGTTCCGCGCCAACGCGGGCCAGGTCGGCGGCTATTTCGAAGGAGCCCGGCTGATCCTGCTGACCACCACAGGAGCGCGCTCGGGCAAGCGGCACACGACCCCGCTCGCCTACTACCCCGACGGCGGCGCGAGCGTGCTGGTCATCGCCTCGGCCGCCGGCGCCCCGCAGCACCCCGACTGGTTCAGCAACCTCCTCAATCACCCCCAAGTCACCGTGGAGACAGGGGTGTTCACGTACGAGGCGACGGCGGAGCCGCTGGCGGGCGCCGAACGGGACAAGGCCTTCGCCCGTCTGGTCGAAGCCGAACCGGGCTGGGCGGACTACCAGGCGAAGACCACGCGGGTGATCCCGGTGGTCGCCCTCCACGAGATCCCCGTCGACGGCCCGCCGAACGTGAACGCCTCCTCGACGGGCCAGGGACTCAAGGTCATCCATGACGCGTTCCGCCGTGAACTCGCCCTGATACGAAAGGAGTTCACCACCGCCGGGCCCACCCTCGGTGCCCAGCTCCGCGTCAACTGTCTGACCCTCTGCGCGGGCCTGCACAACCACCACACCGGCGAGGAACTCGGCATCTTCCCGTTCCTGGCCGGCAGCCGCCCCGAACTCGCCCCCGCCCTGGACCGCCTGCGCGAGGAACACGAGCGCATCGCCTCCCTGACCGCGGAGTTGAAGCGGATCATCGGCGACGACTCCGCGGATCCCCAGCACGCACGCCGGGAGGTCGAACGCCTCACCGCCGAGCTGGAGACCCATCTGGCGTACGAGGAGGAGCAGTTGATCCCCGCACTCGACGCACCACCGACGGAGCCGTCCCGGTAG
- a CDS encoding HelD family protein produces MTPPDPLLITSLTKERAYHDTCRAALAAMVDGAQEHVFTGEDVSASGADAEVLGYRLRSRAKEMRELPEGPLFFGRLDFGGERGGAGDHAGQSYHVGRRRITEHPSAPPLVVDWRAPVSRAFYQASARDPQGVRVRRRFGWAPGSRGDSADLTGLEDEPLEVEPLAEGHLGAGHLPDGRHPEGSLPAPPGGSRILANEIERPRVGPMRDIAATIQPDQDELVRADLTVSVCVQGAPGTGKTAVGLHRAAYLLYTFPQRVQRGGLLILGPNRTFLSYISEVLPALGETGVRQSTVGEEIGRHPVTGEDGEAAAVVKHDARMAEVLRRALYVRVGSEGGEGVNGLAVPDGSYRWRVPGEALARIVAGVRAEELPYAVGRERVRTRIVRYVRERAERRAGPQSSAWVQKISRARPVGTYVDAVWPKARPEEVVAELLADPAVLAAAADGVLDADEQKALLWARPPRSWKSARWSAADHVLLDEVAGLIEHPESYGHLVIDEAQDLSPMECRAIGRRAVYGSLTVLGDLAQGTTPWAAREWGELLSHLGRPEAVVVPLTTGFRVPQAVVELANRVLARLDVGVPPGQSLRRDGELRMLHTDDVLGETVEAVRRALSYEGSVGVITADSDVVRVREALGGAGIEAAGVDQLGARVTVLAAGLAKGLEYDHVVAVEPAAIAEGETRGLHRLYVVLTRAVSRLDVVHARPLPFE; encoded by the coding sequence ATGACGCCACCCGACCCCCTTCTCATCACCTCCCTCACCAAGGAACGCGCCTACCACGACACCTGCCGCGCCGCCCTCGCCGCGATGGTCGACGGTGCTCAGGAACATGTCTTCACCGGAGAGGACGTGTCCGCGTCCGGTGCCGACGCCGAAGTGCTCGGGTATCGGCTCCGCAGTCGGGCCAAGGAGATGCGGGAGCTGCCCGAAGGGCCTTTGTTCTTCGGGCGGTTGGACTTCGGGGGTGAGCGTGGCGGCGCCGGTGATCACGCCGGGCAGAGCTACCACGTCGGGCGGCGGAGGATCACCGAGCACCCCTCCGCGCCGCCCCTCGTCGTGGACTGGCGGGCTCCCGTGTCGCGCGCCTTCTACCAGGCGAGCGCCCGCGATCCACAGGGTGTGCGGGTGCGGCGGCGGTTCGGCTGGGCGCCGGGAAGCCGCGGCGACTCGGCCGACCTCACGGGTCTGGAGGACGAGCCCCTGGAGGTCGAGCCGCTCGCGGAAGGGCACCTCGGGGCCGGACACCTCCCGGACGGGCGCCACCCAGAGGGGTCCCTCCCGGCGCCGCCGGGCGGCAGCCGCATCCTCGCGAACGAGATCGAGCGGCCCCGAGTCGGCCCCATGCGCGACATCGCCGCCACCATCCAGCCCGACCAGGACGAACTCGTACGGGCGGACCTCACCGTCTCCGTCTGTGTGCAGGGCGCGCCCGGCACCGGGAAGACGGCCGTCGGGCTGCACCGGGCCGCGTATCTGCTCTACACGTTCCCGCAGCGCGTCCAGCGCGGCGGACTGCTGATCCTGGGGCCGAACCGCACCTTCCTCTCCTACATCTCGGAGGTGCTGCCCGCCCTCGGTGAGACCGGCGTACGGCAGTCCACGGTCGGGGAGGAGATCGGGCGGCACCCGGTCACGGGTGAGGACGGCGAGGCCGCCGCGGTCGTCAAGCACGATGCCCGTATGGCGGAGGTGCTGCGGCGAGCCCTCTACGTCAGGGTCGGCTCGGAAGGAGGCGAGGGGGTCAACGGCCTTGCGGTGCCGGACGGTTCGTACCGGTGGCGGGTGCCCGGTGAGGCACTCGCGCGGATCGTGGCGGGCGTACGGGCCGAGGAACTGCCGTACGCCGTCGGGCGCGAGCGGGTCCGGACGCGGATCGTGCGGTACGTGCGGGAGCGGGCCGAACGGCGTGCCGGGCCCCAGTCCAGCGCCTGGGTGCAGAAGATCTCGCGGGCGCGGCCCGTCGGCACGTACGTCGACGCCGTGTGGCCCAAGGCGCGGCCGGAGGAGGTCGTCGCCGAACTGCTCGCCGATCCGGCCGTGTTGGCCGCGGCGGCGGACGGGGTGCTGGACGCGGATGAGCAGAAGGCGCTGCTCTGGGCGCGGCCGCCCCGGTCGTGGAAGTCCGCGCGATGGTCGGCGGCCGATCACGTCCTCCTCGACGAGGTCGCCGGTCTGATCGAGCACCCGGAAAGTTATGGGCACTTGGTGATCGACGAGGCGCAGGACCTGTCCCCGATGGAGTGCCGGGCGATCGGCCGGCGGGCGGTCTACGGGTCGCTCACCGTACTCGGCGATCTCGCACAGGGGACCACACCGTGGGCTGCCCGGGAATGGGGCGAACTCCTCAGTCACCTGGGCAGACCGGAGGCGGTGGTCGTGCCGCTGACCACCGGCTTCCGGGTCCCTCAGGCGGTGGTCGAACTGGCCAACCGGGTACTGGCGAGGCTGGACGTCGGAGTTCCTCCGGGCCAATCCCTGCGCAGGGACGGCGAGTTGAGGATGCTCCACACGGACGACGTACTCGGCGAGACCGTCGAGGCCGTGCGACGCGCCCTCTCGTACGAGGGGTCGGTGGGCGTCATCACGGCCGACTCGGACGTCGTACGGGTGCGGGAGGCGCTCGGCGGCGCCGGTATCGAGGCGGCCGGGGTCGACCAACTCGGCGCGCGCGTCACGGTGTTGGCGGCGGGGCTCGCGAAGGGCCTGGAGTACGACCATGTCGTCGCCGTGGAGCCGGCGGCGATCGCGGAGGGGGAGACCCGAGGGCTGCATCGGCTGTACGTCGTGCTCACGCGGGCCGTGTCACGGCTGGACGTGGTGCATGCGCGGCCGTTGCCGTTCGAGTGA
- a CDS encoding TetR/AcrR family transcriptional regulator has product MGGMGLRERKKMRMYQDVSNVAIALFLQKGFERVSVAEVAAAAQISKPTLFRYFSSKEDLVLHRFADHEDEAARVVAARASGESAVDALRRQFLAGIERSDPITGVNGDPRILAFHRLLYGTPSLVARLYEYLERSEDALAEALGGGLDARLAAGQIIAVQRILAQENWRRIADGEPVAEVRRDAVVAAEGAFARLEAGLPRCV; this is encoded by the coding sequence GTGGGTGGCATGGGGTTGCGTGAGCGCAAGAAAATGCGCATGTACCAGGATGTTTCGAACGTCGCCATCGCGCTCTTCCTGCAGAAGGGGTTCGAGCGGGTCTCCGTCGCGGAGGTGGCCGCCGCCGCCCAGATCTCGAAGCCGACCCTCTTTCGGTACTTCTCGTCGAAGGAGGACCTGGTTCTGCACCGGTTCGCCGATCACGAGGACGAGGCCGCGCGGGTGGTCGCCGCGCGGGCGTCGGGGGAGTCCGCCGTCGACGCGCTGCGGCGGCAGTTCCTGGCGGGGATCGAGCGGAGCGACCCGATCACCGGGGTCAACGGGGACCCGCGCATCCTCGCCTTTCACCGGCTGCTCTACGGGACGCCATCGCTGGTCGCGCGGCTGTACGAGTATCTGGAGCGGTCCGAGGACGCCCTCGCCGAGGCGCTCGGCGGTGGCCTCGATGCCCGGCTCGCCGCCGGGCAGATCATCGCCGTGCAGCGGATCCTCGCGCAGGAGAACTGGCGGCGGATCGCGGACGGCGAGCCGGTCGCGGAGGTGCGGCGGGATGCCGTCGTCGCGGCGGAGGGCGCGTTCGCTCGGCTTGAGGCCGGGCTGCCCCGCTGTGTGTGA